The Sulfitobacter sp. SK011 genome contains the following window.
CAACTGAAAGAGGTATCCAGAAGGTGAAACTCATCATTGCAACTATTAAACCATTCAAACTGGAAGAAGTACGTGAGGCGCTCACAGACGCTGGCGTGCGCGGGTTGATGGTGACCGAAATAAAGGGCTTTGGCGCACAGTCAGGCCATACCGAAATTTATCGCGGTGCCGAATACGTCGTGAACTTTGTCCCCAAGGTCAAATTGGAATTGGTCGTCTCGGA
Protein-coding sequences here:
- a CDS encoding P-II family nitrogen regulator, with amino-acid sequence MKLIIATIKPFKLEEVREALTDAGVRGLMVTEIKGFGAQSGHTEIYRGAEYVVNFVPKVKLELVVSDGVADQMIEVISRTAKTGKIGDGKIFVLDVEQAVRVRTGETGDDAI